A stretch of Heterodontus francisci isolate sHetFra1 chromosome 44, sHetFra1.hap1, whole genome shotgun sequence DNA encodes these proteins:
- the LOC137356087 gene encoding basic leucine zipper transcriptional factor ATF-like 3: MRLHNFPSHYSMAATALDFSPEFETDDSSQNSEKDYEGDDKKLRRREKNRIAAQKSRQKQTQRADCLHQEYEQLERENASLKKEIQTLRDELKQWKQVVQQHETQCALLTATSTALVNKQQVDVTDFLSEDWSGMEVMTY, translated from the exons ATGAGGTTACATAACTTTCCCTCGCATTATAGCATGGCTGCTACTGCCCTGGATTTCTCCCCGGAGTTTGAAACGGACGACTCCAGCCAGAATTCTGAAAAG GATTATGAGGGGGACGATAAAAAACTAAGACGAAGAGAAAAGAACCGAATTGCTGCCCAGAAAAGTCGACAGAAGCAGACGCAGAGAGCGGACTGTCTACACCAG GAATATGAGCAACTGGAAAGAGAGAACGCCTCCTTGAAGAAAGAAATCCAGACCCTGAGGGACGAGCTGAAACAGTGGAAGCAGGTAGTTCAGCAGCATGAAACACAGTGTGCCCTGCTGACGGCGACCAGCACTGCTCTAGTCAACAAACAGCAGGTCGACGTGACAGACTTTCTGTCTGAAGACTGGAGTGGGATGGAAGTGATGACAtactag